From Theileria orientalis strain Shintoku DNA, chromosome 4, complete genome, the proteins below share one genomic window:
- a CDS encoding uncharacterized protein (protein of unknown function DUF529 repeat containing protein), which produces MGFHGFNTPIWILVIFLALYRSNLVESADTAAQIAPNEEQKPGMIVLSLSPEWNDSSSQATYPQPNQAFQPVTSQLSQPGQAQSGTSQTSPPEHPLQVTQEPVIIDPENLTKEQLVDLLVKYCADFTELKSRFDYLKNLTERLSKPPPLGDQSVILNINSKMSTDLFKYTKANNVDTYIPREGFKFKLVRQYKEVLWHTLNRALYANKVDVYDSAPYKVTKEDGTEEFVDKHKAIIHHSDGKQSEVLFTLEPEDNVFLVQLDIGIKHSTKAFVYKRNPVLHRQKFICKPEFLFTKVWNNGRVVWPPVPDPSKPEEETLYSRKVLIDSSDGSPRLRVFFYGANEEDDDDEADPNYVIVPNPNLASLQVSRPTDVQPPSQDTMAVVSPQKETGVKPAPTPETAFLDKSEYPPEIKLYEPYPSDTTKVIELDQDKYMVVKPEDNVFNYQFKPEVKCNFLAYNTTQVWYHDITLHKDPYASWISYRHQNRIFVFATNLFIFEKQSDENWPGRPLYIKFYAYDPIENLNDLEINPTQYELKDTPVSNEFTFKFKDNVKCSEVRHKDIVIWSYNKSRDGTNFPKHVVFVEDTTITVVLDGKEFTFNADGSTPQAQFTPVTEAAPAPGPGKPTQEGQEAQAAVLTMDQLQQSTSQAAALTKDGTAQKEASVDIQLSLDHDEGEDVDFCLLQEHDRNVGQTTPIMGLIAEGKVPSDDESNPPQTKGTTPDGVEFSDVKLPKDDEDNEPVSSPVTAQIQRAGAVAQRAQPRTISTSALTAKAASAQPGSTGSLRVDLDFVDSEDEEEDFELIKRKLVPSQPKKQVEGASEATATKKPDAGSMVTGQDTVSQSIPESNQTPDTTTDNDQDQFEHR; this is translated from the coding sequence ATGGGTTTCCATGGATTTAACACACCAATATGGATACTTGTAATTTTTTTGGCTTTATATCGCAGTAATCTAGTGGAATCCGCGGATACCGCGGCCCAGATTGCACCTAATGAAGAGCAAAAACCAGGTATGATTGTTTTGTCACTTTCGCCTGAATGGAACGATTCCTCATCGCAGGCGACATATCCTCAACCAAATCAAGCCTTTCAACCAGTAACATCGCAATTATCGCAACCTGGCCAAGCTCAATCAGGGACATCGCAAACCTCGCCACCTGAGCACCCTTTACAAGTGACCCAAGAACCTGTAATTATAGATCCGGAAAATTTGACTAAAGAACAACTCGTTGACTTgcttgtaaaatattgtgcAGATTTTACTGAATTGAAATCTCGCTTTGATTATTTGAAAAACTTGACCGAAAGGCTATCAAAGCCACCACCTTTAGGGGATCAATCTGTTATTCTGAACATTAATTCTAAAATGAGTACggatttatttaaatacactAAAGCAAATAATGTTGATACGTATATCCCACGGGAaggttttaaatttaagctGGTAAGACAATACAAGGAGGTCTTGTGGCACACTCTAAATCGGGCACTATACGCAAATAAGGTAGATGTATATGATTCTGCGCCTTATAAGGTTACCAAGGAAGACGGAACTGAGGAATTTGTTGATAAACACAAGGCTATTATTCATCACTCTGATGGTAAACAGTCTGAAGTTTTGTTCACACTAGAACCTGAGGATAATGTATTCCTAGTTCAACTTGACATTGGAATCAAACATTCGACTAAAGCATTTGTCTATAAAAGAAATCCAGTTTTGCATCGCCAAAAGTTTATTTGTAAGCCcgaatttttatttacaaaggTATGGAACAATGGTAGGGTGGTTTGGCCTCCTGTACCTGATCCCTCAAAGCCGGAAGAAGAAACACTCTATTCCAGAAAAGTTTTAATAGACAGTAGTGATGGAAGTCCCAGGTTGAGAGTGTTCTTTTATGGAGCTAAtgaggaggacgacgacgatGAAGCGGACCCTAACTACGTCATTGTCCCCAATCCTAACTTGGCCAGCTTACAGGTTTCTAGACCAACGGACGTCCAGCCACCTTCACAAGATACTATGGCCGTTGTTTCACCTCAAAAGGAAACAGGCGTTAAACCGGCTCCCACACCTGAAACTGCATTTTTGGATAAATCAGAATACCCGCCAGAAATTAAGTTGTATGAACCCTATCCTAGCGATACCACCAAGGTCATAGAGCTCGATCAAGACAAATACATGGTTGTTAAGCCAGAAGATAACGTGTTTAATTACCAGTTTAAGCCTGAAGTTAAATGTAATTTTCTGGCATATAACACCACTCAAGTTTGGTACCACGACATCACTTTACACAAAGACCCATATGCTTCATGGATTTCCTACAGACACCAAAATAGGATTTTTGTATTTGCGACGaatctatttatattcGAGAAGCAGTCTGATGAAAATTGGCCTGGTAGACCTctgtacattaaattttatgcTTACGACCCAATAGAAAACTTAAACGACTTAGAGATTAACCCGACACAATATGAGTTGAAGGATACACCTGTATCTAATGAGTTTACATTTAAGTTTAAGGACAATGTTAAGTGTTCTGAGGTGAGGCATAAGGATATTGTGATATGGTCTTACAACAAGAGTAGAGACGGAACCAATTTCCCTAAACATGTGGTGTTTGTGGAGGACACTACAATCACTGTTGTACTTGACGGAAAGGAGTTTACCTTTAATGCGGATGGTTCCACTCCACAGGCTCAATTTACCCCAGTCACCGAagcagctccagctcctgGGCCTGGCAAGCCAACACAGGAAGGCCAAGAAGCTCAAGCTGCAGTTTTGACTATGGACCAATTACAACAGTCAACTTCTCAAGCCGCGGCTCTAACTAAAGATGGAACTGCTCAGAAAGAAGCTAGTGTAGACATCCAACTTTCCCTAGACCACGATGAAGGTGAAGATGTAGATTTCTGccttcttcaggaacaCGATCGTAATGTTGGTCAGACCACACCGATCATGGGTTTGATTGCTGAAGGTAAAGTTCCCTCCGACGATGAATCTAACCCTCCTCAGACTAAAGGCACTACGCCAGATGGAGTTGAATTCTCAGACGTCAAGTTGCCCAAAGACGATGAGGATAATGAACCTGTATCTTCACCTGTAACGGCACAAATCCAAAGAGCTGGTGCGGTTGCCCAACGAGCTCAGCCCCGTACCATTTCTACCTCTGCGCTCACAGCCAAGGCGGCATCAGCCCAACCTGGATCGACAGGGTCTTTAAGGGTGGACTTAGATTTTGTTGATTCTGAagacgaggaagaagatttTGAGCTTATTAAACGTAAACTGGTTCCTAGTCAACCTAAGAAACAAGTTGAAGGTGCCTCTGAAGCTACAGCAACAAAGAAGCCTGACGCGGGTTCTATGGTCACTGGCCAGGACACAGTTTCACAATCTATACCTGAGTCCAATCAAACGCCAGACACAACTACCGATAATGACCAAGACCAATTTGAACACCGCTAA